TAGATCAAATAACATACTTGGCTAGCAAATAAATAAGAACCAAAGTAGCTTAAACAATATTTGGAAACTTTGTTTCAAAAGGAAAAAAAGTAATCTGCATGAAGAGTAACACTGCTCTTGTCATGATGGATTTACAGTGAAGTTTTTTAAGTCGTTGTGGTATATGATAGGTGGTGACATAAAGGAAACGTTAGATGAGTTTTTTAACCTGACTGCAGTCCAACACTGATTTAGAGCATCTAGCCAAATGAAAATGCTTGCATTGGAGGTGCAGCCCAAAACTTCGAGATTTCTTTCCATATTTCTATCTAGATTTCAGAGAACATGTACAATCTTTCTCTGAGACAGTTAATCGTGGATTACAATAGCTGGGTGTGGGAACCCATTTTCTATGCGCGATTCGATTTGCTATTTGCTTATGCACAAGGGGTGGTGCAATGACTAAGTGCTTTGTTTGCTCTGTTGGATGGTATTGAAAGAAGGAATTGAGAATCGAAGATTTACACTCATCTCCTTTTGTATATACTTACTACCTTCTATCATTAGTCTGATTAATCTGCATTTGTTCATTGGCTATGATGCAAGCTACACCAAAATATTGGACTGTCGTTGTCGAGTTATTTTCAATGAATTATTGAAGTGATAAATTAGTGCGGTTTCTGGTACATTTCAGATTGTGTGAATTTGGTAAAGGGAGCCAAGGACAATCATTTGAGGGTTAAGGGACCTGTCAGGATCCCTCCGAAGGTTCTCCACATCACCACTCCGAAGTCCCCTGGCGGTAAAGGTATCAAGCTATTTCCTATCCTCTGCTGTTGAAGCTGTTCTCCACATAACTTGCATTGGAGCTATAATCTGAAGCAGAGGTGAAGGCTTTACCAATGTACCTTTTTTTATGTTACCCTGTTTTCTGTTAAGTATGTTTGGGTCCTTCCATGGTCCCTTTTCAGCCTTAAGGCAGCCTCCTTATTCAATTCCCTGAGCAGTTTTTAACAAATTAAATATAATAATCATAAGAGATCAATTAAGAAAATATTATGCTATTGTTAATTTTATTTTGGATTCCATTTTTTTCCTTAAACAGATTTTTCTTACTACTATAACATGTAAAACTATTGTATCTATCCTGCACCATGGGAGGTGATTTTTGTTATTTTTACGTTATTATCTACTCCCTGTGTTCCTAATTATTGGTCACTTTGGCTTTTCTATAGTATGTTATTCCAAACTTGTGTGTATTTCGGGTATTTATTGGGGTAGTCTAAAGTTTATATGCATACTTCCTGTATATAGAGGTTGATGCTATTTATCTAATGATATATTAGTAAGGCTTAGCTAATAGTATGATTTGTGTACGGTGAGTTGTATCCGTTCACAATTCTCTTTCTCATATGATCCTCGAACCTTCTATTTTGTATCTGCCATTAAGTACAAGAACAAACACTTTATTATTTATCCCAATACAAACGATTTGAAGGATAAACAATTTATTATTTATCCCTGTACAAACGATAATATCTGTTTCATGAAAGGAATAGAACAAACAGCTCCAAGTAGAAATCATCAACACGCACGCCACGCTGGGGCACTGGCCACGAAATGCGAAACCTGTTCCACGTACTGGAGTGCAGAAATGGACCCAGATCTCACAAAGACGCAAACTGCACGGGCGACAACCGACACCCTTGCATTGTGTAAAAACCCATACCAACTGCACACATCAGGAACATCCTAATATGGCACTGTTGTTGGGAAAAGCAAACTAAACTGCCCTGAGGATCTATACCACTGAAGTACTGCACACGTTTCTTCATGCAGTACATCAATCGACTTTACCACCTTGCACAATGCTCCATGGCCAACTGCTCTTCAATATCCAGAAAGAATGAAGAATGCTAGAGAGACCACGGGAGAAACTTGCATCCCAACTAACTGAAAATGCAAGCAACATATATACTGCTCCTGAAATTCAGAAGCACTTCATGTGGACGATGCCCGGACCAGATTCGTCATGCTCTTCCTTGGAGATCCACatctacaacacaataaaaagactAAGTCAAATTTCAAATACAATAGATTGCAGAGCAAGCAGAAACGTCTCATTTAGATTTTGAGAGGGTAACAACCTGCTGAAAGGTACTGAGGGAGGCCAGAATGGAACCACCAATCCAACACACTGTACTTCCTCTCTGGCGGAGCAACCACCTTCACCTTCATGCTGCTAGGGGCAAGTGCAGTAATCTCCTTGCTCATGCGATCACCAATACCAGAGAACATATTGGAACCACCACTGAGGACAACATTACCGTACAGATCCTTTCTGATATCGACGTCACACTTCATGATGGAGTTGTGCGTGGCTTCATGGATGCTAGCAGATTCCATGCCAACGAAGGATGGCTGGAATAGAACCTCAGGGCACCTAAACCTTTCTGCACTGATTGTGATAACCTGGCCATCGGGCAGCTCGTAGCTCTTCTCAACACTGGAGCTGGTCCTGGCAGTCTCTAGCTCCTGTTCATAATCAAGGGCACTGCAGGCAAGTTTTTCCTTGATGTCCCTGAGGTTCATGATTAAGAAACTGGACTTGACTTTGTGTTAAAAAAACTGATACTTGACTCATGCGTGTATAAGCTGTCAAGCAATTCGCAGAGACAACCAGACTTTGGTGCTAGCTGATAGTCGATCCTGGGACCTGTGGGTTATGGCCCACCACGCTTCCATGAAGCCACTTTGCTGTTTACGTCCATTTTATCTAGCAGTGTTTATATCATAAACACAAACAAAAGATAAAACCGCGAACAAATAGATTAGAACAAGCATGAGAGAGCGCAAGAAATTAATACTCAGTATACATAATGTTCGAACTAAGGGGGTCTAAATTTCCAGGCCCAAGTTTTTGTTTTTTGATGGTAGTCTGCTGGCAGAGTAGCATCATTATGCTCCAGTTTAATTACCATGCATCCTAGAATAGTAAGAAGTAATAAACTTATCTGAAAGTAGCAGTGACACCTCCTCTAATATTTGGCTATTCCCTATTCTCTGAGAGTAGCAGAACTGTACAGATTATTTAACTTGATGCAGAGATATGAACGACTCCTCTAATACTGCTGCATCATAGGAGTTTGTGTTTGCAAACcattttttaaaaataaaaacaGTAGTAATCTAGGAATAATTCATGATGCACACTAGGTCACCAGCAAAAAAAAAGGATTCTTCACTCTACCCATGTTTGGATCTTGAATCGAGAGTCAAGACACACACAACAAACCTCGATATAAAATAACACAAAACACACACATATCAAAGTGATATATAACCAAACTGACAAGATAAAACCTCAGCTAGATTACCTCCGCTGCGGAAGCAACGATTCTGTTTGTCCGCTTTCACTGCTCAGACTGTGACGTTACCAAGCCCAAGTTTCTGATGGTAGTCTGCTGGCAGAGTATCATTATGCTTCAGTTTAAACTACCATGCACCCTGAAATAGTGAGAAGTAAACTAATGAGTCCTTGGACTGACAAGCCAATCAGAAAACTATATAAGGATACATTATATCCTTAGATTACTGTTATAAGTACTGCTGTTTGGTGATTTGACCAAACACATGACAGAACACTCCTCTGATAGTTGGCTGTTCTCTGAACGTAACCTCCTCTAATATTGCATTATAGGATGTTACGTTTTTTCTCGCCCagcagaagaagaaaataatGCAAAAAAAAATACTTGTCTGAGCAGAATACTTGATTGGCCGTAAATTCATTATGTTCATAAGACACGGAGTAGGATTACAGGACTACACGTACGCCGGTAGCTTTTGCTCGTTATGCTGGATAAATTTACAGCATACCAGACCACCTATCCGAATCCCAGAGCCGAGGCGAGCATGACAAAAACAGCCGCCCGATGTACCCAGTGTCGCCCACCACCAGCACCCGGCTCTTCTCCATGGCTCTGGCTCGCGAGAGGACGACTGATGGATTGGGACGATTGAGGGTGCGGCAGCAAATAAGAGCGCATCATCAGGGCGGCCCGAGGCGGATTGCGGAGGGCGGGCGGGGATTACGGCGTTCGCGGCGGGGAAAATTATCAATCTACCTTGTTTGGTTTATTTGGAATGGCTAAAAACTCACCACTATATTAGGTCTGTTCTTTTCAACTGCCAGTAAGGTTTTAGGCATTGTGTCATCAAATGTATTTAGTATGAGCTGCAGACGCCGTACTTGAGCACCAACTGCGCAATACAAATCCGTCATACGCTATCATGCATGCCATCCACCTCTGCATGAGCTGCATACTGGTGAACTACAAGCCTTAATCACAGTCACACCTACAGTCCAAAATAAGTGCTCAACCAACCAACCCACACTGCTCCTATGCCGTGCTATATCAATGCATTGGACTATTTTACAATTTAGTTTAAAATATTTTCAACTGGTAATAGGTTTTGATGGAGCCAGCCGTATTGAACCGTGAAAGAGTTGCATTGGACAAGAAAAACAGGATGCCTAAGTAAGTTATATTATAAACAATATTTAACACAAGATTTCGCTATCAAATCTATGAACGTTATTTAGTTGCATGTGTAATATAGCTTCAGGTTGTTCGATGACTATAGCGATGAAGATTTTTATGGGGTACAACGGAAGTATAGTATTGTCGCTCGAGTTGAAGTTAAATTCCCGATTGAACCACGTTATCGTGACAGGCAACATTACATTTTATCTGACATCAATGTAAGACAACCCCTCTCTAGGTATCATTTACATAACTATATATAATGTTCGTACCACAATCTATTTTGTGCTGAAATCAAATTAGGGAGCCAAGATCGAGGCCATTGCAAATCGGTATGAGATAGTCAAATACTTCAACAGTTTGCTCCATGAAAAGCATGTCTACAAGATGCACAACGTATGGTTTGGTCTTAATCCGGGTGCATTTAATTTTCGACATCTAAATGGTACCATGGAGTTGTATTTCACCCACCAAACTGTCGTAGAGCCATACGCTGTCCCAGTTCAAATGCCGCCATTTCCAAAACATATATTCTTGAACCTTGATGATATTGCCGAGCTGCCAAACAGGACTTTAGTTGGTAAGAATATATCGATCTACTAAGCCTATTAAAAATTCCTTTACACAAAATTGAGTATTAATCCATATTAAATTGTGCTTTTTGTAGACATTATGGCTATTGTAGTCCACTTGGATACAATCCATCGCACAATGTGGGGTACATTCAGGAAGATTGTTATAATGGATGCtaggtatattacattaatatattaCCAATATGATGTTAAATCTATTAGTACTAATCTATTCTTCACAAAATCAATGTCACAAGGTGGTCTTTACATACCATTAAAGTTTGGGGCGATTTACTAAACAAAAATGCACTACGCTGGGCGTTGGCTAATGAGAATTATAGCATCATAATTGGGACCATGTTTCGGCGGTTCAGAAAACAAGGTACAACATATGTTTACGCCTTGCAAACACATTATTCACTAATTTTTCTTTTATAATGATTAATATTGAATATTTAAATTTGCTATTCTAGAGTGTCTCGAATCAACTGACCATACAACAATACACTTCAAACCGTTCCATCACAACACCCATTATTTTGAACGTAACTATTTTATAAGATTACATACATCAAAATTATGTACTTGTTTTCATTATATTGTGAACTGAGTATACATGTGATTAAATGCTGCACTCATTGCAGCAATTCAAAAGGCTTTGGTGGCGCGAAACGATCGTCAGTTTGCTGTTAGATATCTTGACGAACAAAGGCGTAGATAGAGTCTGTAACTTTTGCAGATCTGAATTTTATGATGGAATACATGTACTTTTATTGATGCACCTTACATGTGTCAagatttgtaaaacattttgttctACTGTGACATATCAATGAATAAGTGGAACATCAAATCGTTTAGCCCGTACGTTTTCCATTTAGAACACTAATATTGGTTTAATGTTGTGTCATTTTGATATTAAATTAGTAACTTCGCTCGTGAAATTATGTCAAATATACAGATCAAATCCAGAACAACTTTAATGTACATTCGGTATACCGAAGCCCATCTATAGGAGCTAGGCATGCACCAGGAAGATATTCCACATCATCAGAGTTATGAAAACAATTACTTAGCGCGTCACCCATATCTATCTATGCAGTTCAAACTTGAAATATAATACAATATCTTATACGGACACCAAAATCGTTCTCCTATCAACTCTCTCTAGATCTTATCTCTTTATTCTTGGTTATGATGCTTGTTTCTATAACCTCTATTACCAAGGGCATCTTTTTTGATCTTCTATTCGCTTCGTTTATTGCAGTCATATCATTTCACCCTTGGTTCTTGCAGTATTATTTTTATGCTCATGTTTTCTCGGGTACTGTTCTTGTTATAGATCAGATGGGACATAATGCCGGTCGCAAACCATTCACAGACATCTCTAGCAATATCATTAGAGGTaaagtgtaaggaaaatggaccccggaccatttggctaagtaagttttggtgtttgatgattaacacaatctgtggactaacaagtttcctagtgtttatgattgtagttcacaggatgcgagaactacttggactaaggaattgaggaaagcaacacctcaaaagaagacattaagaagatcaagaaaagtccaagaaaggaggcgtgtgctgcctgcggactgtctgtgcgtggagcaccggactgtccggtggcacaccggactgtccggtgcccacacgccggactgtccggtgcacctgggaactgcagcccaacggctagttccaggtggcacccggagcctgcggcgccaacggtcacctgctctgacaggaggcagacaggcaacggctaggcgcaccggacaggctacagtgctctatccggtgcaccaccggactgtccggtgtgccgcagagagcagcagcttttctccaacggctacaattgtgttgggggctataaatacacctccaaccggccattctcaagaaggggagcccaagcaacataccaaggcatatagtgcacatttccaagagctcaaacacccaagtgcttaatagaatcactcggtgattagcgtaggtgctttgcgaagtgcttaggttagttagaccgctttagcgcttgctctaggtgaaccctagttagttgagtgagtttagacaaaccacacaacccctcggctcttgcgtgagtcgttgtaattgtaccgagtggggcgagagtcttgcgagaccgtgacaaccgcgtttgtgtcacggccgccaccgtgtaccggagggaacgaggcccgcggcattttggccggaagctcgatagtggagacggcggggagcgtccgagaggagccggaagcggagcaccacttgcgtgtggagaaggcccgtggctctctacggagttactcgaccgaaggtgcttggccctcgcgtgggcttccctttgcgtaggggcaccaacgaggattagtcggaaccttgtgtggttccggatacctcggtaaaaataccggcgtcatccacgagagtttgcttctctactttgctctttaagtttccacatttatattaagcatttaagtttcaatcttgtattcatacatatctagtgtagattgaaacttcgcctttgcggtagagatagcaacacttagacaaaacctagtttgcacattctagtttgtttatttgcataggttttgctctagggatttaattgtggcctagtttagagaaagttttagaagtcctaattcacccccccccccctcttaggcgtcacccgttttctacaagtggtatcagagcctggtttggctcatttgaaacgttttagcttcaccgctaaaagagccgacgttttttagaggaagggatggatacccataggccaccgcatttcgacggcactaactttccctattatagtgctagaatggcttgctacctagaggccgttgatctaggtgtttggagagtcactcgtgacgggatgaaacccctcaagaatcccgagaaaccaaccacgagcgaggaaaaagaaattcacttaaatgctagagccaaaaattgcttgtatgaatctcttagcatggatacttttaatcaagtatttaccttaaaaactgctaatgagatttggctaaaattgcatgagctccatgacggcacatccaatgtccgtgagcaaaaacattgccttgtcttaaatgagtataattcttttgctatgaaagatgatgagcttgttagagacatgtattctcgtttgaatctaattatcaatgagctcaattcgattggcattaataagctaggtgatgcggacattgtgaggaagattatctccctgctaccacaacaaagatatgggagcatcatcaccatccttcacaacatggaggacttgagcaacatgaccccgaccattgtgattgggaaaatcacggcttttgagatgtcgcgaaaaatgagtcgggaagaggagccaacatcctcaagaccatatgcttttgcatgtgacgaaaggaagggcaaaaagaaggctcccactccaagttcctcaagcgaagaagaggaagaagaagaaagggatgatgatgaagataatcagccatgcacatcatcctccgaggacgaagaaacaatccgacgtgtcggaaaggtaatggggatgatccgcaagattaatctaatgggtgtccccctgcaggtcgaagatattctctttaacattgacaggaaaaagcaaagaaagagaggatgcttcgcatgtggggagaagggccacttcagggacagctgtccaactatggccaaacccaaaaaggagaggagcaaaggcaaggcgctaacaagtgttagaacttgggatgactcttcaagtgaagatgaacctccaaggacgcgcagccaccggtcctcatcacgctcatcacggtcatcacacaaatgccttatggcaagaggtaacaaaagcattccatcctctagtgatgaaagtagtagtgatgatgaaggtgagggaaagccctccgtagatgagcttgcggaagctgttgaatttttccaggatgtttgcactaagcaaaaagcccaacttaaaactttgaaaaataagttgattagctcccaatatgattacaaaggtttgctagaaaaatttgaaacttttgcaaacttgaaTAGTGagttatcaactaaaattgaactattagagtctagtgctc
This portion of the Zea mays cultivar B73 chromosome 2, Zm-B73-REFERENCE-NAM-5.0, whole genome shotgun sequence genome encodes:
- the LOC103646481 gene encoding uncharacterized protein; translation: MHNVWFGLNPGAFNFRHLNGTMELYFTHQTVVEPYAVPVQMPPFPKHIFLNLDDIAELPNRTLVDIMAIVVHLDTIHRTMWGTFRKIVIMDARWSLHTIKVWGDLLNKNALRWALANENYSIIIGTMFRRFRKQECLESTDHTTIHFKPFHHNTHYFEPIQKALVARNDRQFAVRYLDEQRRR